From the genome of Phoenix dactylifera cultivar Barhee BC4 unplaced genomic scaffold, palm_55x_up_171113_PBpolish2nd_filt_p 000143F, whole genome shotgun sequence:
AGGTTTCAACTAGTCCTGCTTTGAAACTTCCCCAGTTATTTAGTTTAGCTCCAAATTCATTAGGGAAAGGCATGCACACACCAAAGCGACATGCGTCAGCTACCCAATCAAACCAACAAAGTCTGCCAGTAGGGAAACCAACCACACCACCCTTTACAAAAGCTCAAACTGATAGTGCAACACAAGGTTGGCACCTCTGGTTGTCTGCCTACTTGAGTATTTTCCCATAAATATCTGCTGAATTTTAAGCTTCTTTGCTTGTTTTCGTACTTCTCTAGTTTTCTGGTGATAAGGGCATGACCAATCTTCTGTATATTAATGTTTTTCTACTCAGTTAATTCCTTTCTTTTCCTGTTTTCACAGATAGTGATGGTTATCATGCTCAGAAACTTAGGTGTTCTGTTCGTGAAGCTGCATTGCCAAGGCTATCAAACAATACAGAATGGTCCCAAGAGAAGAGCAGTGATGATGGTCCTGAGCACTTCTTCATGCCTCTCTCAACAGGTCTTTCCCGAAAAGAGGTAGATGCCGTTCCAAATCGAAGAAAACAGCAACTGGTTTTCTCTCCACCAGAAATCCATGTCTCCAGGAATACAAAAGATCTCCCTTCTAACACCAGGAGCCAGTTAAATTCAGTGCAAGTTAAGTCATATAAATTGAATGGACTTGACGATTATAAAAAACAGGCAGAGCTACTTCAGCCAGCCCTTGGTAATGCATGGAGCACATTTACCGACATTGATGATATTCTGGATCAAGTGTTCTCACCTCCATTGCTACTGGAATCATGCTTCCAGGATACATACGAGGACTTGCTCGGTAGATATAACAATGCCCTTACTGTTTTCTGCAATGATTTaagtatcatttttttaattagttGTGTGGCACCTAGACTCATGCAGGAGTGTTCCTGCTGTGTCTCTGTTTTGCCCTTATGATGTAGGGTGATGTGAAATTCGCAGAAGTTCTTGAGAAAATGGGAGCCAAGGTTACATGGACTGAGAACAGTGTCACTGTTACTGGTCCACCACGAGATCCTTCCAAGAGAAAAAACTTGCGTGCCGTTGATGTAAACATGAATAAAATGCCCGATGTTGCCATGACCCTTGCTGTTGTTGCGCTATTTGCGGATGGTCCAACAGCCATTAGAGATGGTAAGTTTTAGCTTGCACTCTTGCAAGCTTATAACTTGTTCATATAAATTGGTATCTGAAATTAGTTGGCAGTGATTTGGAAAGCAGTCATCTTATAGCTTCCCTTTCTTAATTTTATGTATCCATAGAATGTCTTAtcttttattataattattatttttattatgattaGGCAGCACATATTTTTTGATCTTTATAATTTACattcgtatttttattttttttaaaaaaaatagcaatccccgacgctttaaagcgtcggcgaaaacgAAAAACTACGCCTttatcgacgctttaaagcgtcggaaaagccgtttttgccgacgcttccattagcgtcg
Proteins encoded in this window:
- the LOC113462080 gene encoding AUGMIN subunit 6-like, whose translation is MTAKLSSVQLEKVSTSPALKLPQLFSLAPNSLGKGMHTPKRHASATQSNQQSLPVGKPTTPPFTKAQTDSATQDSDGYHAQKLRCSVREAALPRLSNNTEWSQEKSSDDGPEHFFMPLSTGLSRKEVDAVPNRRKQQLVFSPPEIHVSRNTKDLPSNTRSQLNSVQVKSYKLNGLDDYKKQAELLQPALGNAWSTFTDIDDILDQVFSPPLLLESCFQDTYEDLLG